Proteins co-encoded in one Malus sylvestris chromosome 9, drMalSylv7.2, whole genome shotgun sequence genomic window:
- the LOC126582489 gene encoding probable mitochondrial adenine nucleotide transporter BTL1 gives MSPKPHSISLSQSLKKEKKYSGGGVLGDVYGMAILPKELELEKEAAHPKFELRFQLPDLSQPLRDFSRTREVREFLSGALAGAMTKAVLAPLETIRTRMVVGVGSRHISGSFLEVIEKQGWQGLWAGNAVNMLRIIPTQAIEFGTFECVKRAMTSTQEKWKQGESPKVQIGPVTLNFSISWISPVAVAGAAAGVVSTLVCHPLEVLKDRLTVSPEAYPSLSIAISKIYKEGGIAACYSGLSPTLIGMLPYSTCYYFMYEKVKKSYCRAKNKESLNRPEMLLVGALAGFTASTISFPLEVARKRLMVGALQGKCPPRMAAALSEVIREEGLRGLYRGWGASCLKVMPSSGITWMFYEAWKDILLVQRHTL, from the exons ATGTCCCCAAAACCCCACTCCATCTCCCTCTCTCAG TCtctgaagaaggagaagaagtacAGTGGAGGTGGGGTTTTGGGGGATGTGTACGGTATGGCCATACTTCCCAAAGAGCTGGAGCTCGAGAAGGAGGCTGCCCACCCGAAATTCGAGCTCCGATTTCAGCTCCCTGACCTCTCCCAACCCCTCAGA GATTTCTCGAGGACAAGGGAAGTTAGAGAGTTCCTAAGCGGGGCTTTAGCAGGGGCAATGACCAAAGCTGTTCTTGCACCTCTTGAGACCATAAG GACCAGAATGGTAGTTGGTGTCGGATCTAGACACATTTCTGGCAGTTTCTTAGAGGTCATTGAGAAGCAGGGATGGCAAGGACTGTGGGCTGGAAATGCGGTCAACATGCTTCGCATAATCCCCACACAAGCTATTGAGTTTGGAACATTTGAGTGTGTTAAACGAGCAATGACGTCAACACAAGAAAAGTGGAAGCAGGGTGAATCCCCAAAGGTGCAAATTGGTCCTGTAACCTTGAACTTCTCTATCTCCTGGATTTCCCCTGTCGCTGTGGCCGGTGCTGCTGCCGGAGTTGTTAGCACACTTGTATGTCATCCCCTTGAAGTTCTGAAG GATCGGCTGACTGTGTCTCCTGAGGCGTATCCCAGTTTAAGCATTGCAATCAGCAAGATTTATAAGGAGGGTGGGATTGCTGCATGCTATTCTGGTCTTTCACCTACACTTATTGGGATGCTTCCTTACAGTACATGTTACTATTTCATGTATGAGAAAGTGAAGAAATCCTACTGCCGAGCAAAGAATAAAGAGTCTCTCAACCGTCCTGAGATGCTACTGGTTGGAGCACTTGCAG GTTTTACGGCTAGCACAATCAGCTTTCCGTTGGAGGTGGCCAGGAAACGGCTGATGGTTGGAGCTTTGCAAGGCAAGTGCCCACCACGCATGGCAGCAGCACTTTCAGAAGTCATCCGGGAAGAAGGTTTGCGGGGACTTTACAGAGGGTGGGGTGCAAGCTGCTTGAAGGTCATGCCATCTTCCGGCATCACCTGGATGTTTTACGAAGCTTGGAAGGACATATTGCTTGTTCAGAGACATACCTTATAA